Below is a window of Fulvitalea axinellae DNA.
CACAAAAGCCGCTTATTTGACTCTTTTGGACGGGCAGAAAGGCGGACAGACAAAGAGCAAGCACGAAACGAACATCGCCGGTTTGTTGGAACACTACGCTTTTTTGGTGGAGGAAACGCAACGGATTCTCGAAGAGGAAAGACGAGGCTACGCCAGCGTACCTATAGAGCCCACCGGTTTGCGAGATAACTGCTACCGACGCATTAGAGTCTTGCACGATATTGAGCAAGCTGTTTTTCTTTGGAAAAGAAGTCGTCCTGTAGCTTTCCGGGAAATTGATTTGATGGACACGGACAATGATTTCGGCATCAATACCCATTTATTGGAAGAAGTGCAGAAAGAAAGGGCCGCCGTTACGGCTATCTTCCGCACTTATAGCATAGAGCTGACTCCAAGCCTAAAATACGGATTAAAAAGCGTTGTCGATTCCGTTGACCAGATGGGGCTGTCGGTAGCCATGGGAGCTACGAAACGCGGAAGCTCATTTCCGCAACTCTATACGCCGGGTGTGGAACGGGCAACCTCTGAAGCGATGAAAAACCGCCTGATTAGCGACCTAGGACAACTTCTGGCTTTTCCGACAGGGGCGGAGATTCTCACCGAATTTATGAGGTGCTCCCAGCAACATATGTCCAACCCGACATTCCGTTTAGCCTCGAATCTTCCGGGCTGGAAAGGAAATCCCGGAGGAAACCCAGACACAAAAAACGACACCATAACCTTGGACCCGAATTGGTCACCCGCAGACTATTTCGTCCCCGTTGCCAGTCCGGGCGCTTCGCCGGGCTCATTTTTTAAGAAAAGCTACAGCGACAAAAATCCGAAATTGGTCACCTACACGACTCCGTACCTGATATTGGCCGCCAATTTGGCCACTTTCACTTATACGCTTGTAGGCAAAAGGAAATCCAAAGTAAAAAGCCTTGTTCATGAGAAAATCAGTAAGTTGAGAATGGAAATGGGCTTGGAAGAGGTTGGAGCCCCTGAACTGTTGAAAAGAGAAACAGGGTTTATAGATATAGAGCTGGAAGGAGATCGAATAACCACGGGACAAGCTGTGGACGATCTAACGGAAAGGCTTAGGCATCTTGAGGAAGAAACCCGAACATCCACACCTGAGGAAGACGACAGCTCAAGTGACAGTTCGGGAAGCGACCGTGTCAAAAGGAAAATGCGGGTAACATCCCACGGTATCAGGCGCCCAGCCGCAAACTTCTTCGAAAAGGAGCAGGCCACTATGGAAGAGCTTCAACCGTCCTTGGATTTCAACCCCGACGATATCGACTTCACTACTTTCAGACTATTGGGAGAGCAAGGCGCTTACGGATCCGTCTACGGGTTTACGACAAAAAAAGGCAAAGAATGTATTTTGAAATTTGTTAACACTGAAACCGGCTACAATTTCTCATTCTCCTGGCACCCGGAAAAAGAGGCTTTCGCATCCAACTTCGTAAGGGCTTTGGGAAGCCGTGTGGACGCGCCGGCTTGTTTGGCCTTAAGGCGGGAAGGTCCGGAGTTAACCAGACTTGCCCAAATAGCTACGCGTTGCTCAAGTAGCCAAACCAAGCAGAAATTTTATCACGATTTGAAAAAGATCCGCAAAGGGACTTACGACTATACCTGCTTGGTAATGGAACGGGCTCCGGGCGTTACCCGAAACCAAATGAGGACACAATTCGGAAATGCGAAGGGAGACGCTCTCTTGGCTCGTGTGGTGTCCAAACCGTTTTATCAAGCGTCGGTTGGCGAACTTTTCGTTTATGATCTTTTATTGGGGAATTTCGACCGGTTCTGGCTAACAGTACACGGCGGAAACGCCATCTTTAATGTGAAAACGGTTGGCAACATATATTCGCATCCTGCCTATACTCCGCGCGAAGGAAAGCCAATGCACGCAATTGACCAAACCCTAAGCGCTTACGGTCAATATATCTTTTTGAGACGCCTAAAAGACGGAAAATCGCATGAAGCTCTACAGTCTGATCCGGAATATAAAGAAGTAGGTCGAGATATCGAAAATGCTGAGACAAGACCACTCGCTTTCCAAAGCCGAATACGCTGGCAAGTGGACTATTTAAGAACAATGTTCAAGAAAATACTCGACAACCTGATGGCCGGCAAACTCGGTCGATCAATGGAAAGTCATTTCCTTCAGGATCTTGTCGGACATTTTTCGGATTATACGGCTTTGGAAATCGGTATGGTGCAAGCCATGCTTCAAATCCGCTATAACAGAGAAAAACTAGGAGCGTTCGAAAAAGTACAGTTTCCGAGTTTCAGCCAAGAGGCTTTCTATCTTTTCGAATGTTGCAGAATGGTTGATTCGCTGGTTGACCAATACGACAGGATTGAACTTTTCACAAAACTGTCGGAGATGAAAGCCAAACTTAGCGGACCTATAGACCGGCCTGAATAAAGCCTTTTCGATTCGATCTATTTTTATTGTATATTTCTAATGATATCATATTAACCAAACCCACTTTGCTATTATGAGACCCACTTTGACTTTTTATCTTCTCGTTTTCGTTTCGATAATTTCCCTTGGCTCTTGCGATAAGAACGTGAACACAAAAAAAGCGGATTTATCCGAAATGAACCGATCGATCCAAGATGTAATGGACCAACAAGCCGCCGACTGGAACAGGGGAAACATCAAGGCTTATATGAACGGCTATTGGAATTCGGACTCGTTGATGTTTATTGGCGGAAGCGGATTAACTTACGGATGGCAAAACACCCTGGATAATTACCTCCGCGCTTACCCCGACAGAGAGGCAATGGGAAAGCTCAAATTCTCGGAACTTCAATTCCGACCGATTGACAATGAAAACTGTTTTGT
It encodes the following:
- a CDS encoding YybH family protein codes for the protein MRPTLTFYLLVFVSIISLGSCDKNVNTKKADLSEMNRSIQDVMDQQAADWNRGNIKAYMNGYWNSDSLMFIGGSGLTYGWQNTLDNYLRAYPDREAMGKLKFSELQFRPIDNENCFVVGKWYLTKNSKDRWGYFSLFWKRMPNGWKIIADHTGEES